The Cicer arietinum cultivar CDC Frontier isolate Library 1 chromosome 1, Cicar.CDCFrontier_v2.0, whole genome shotgun sequence genome contains the following window.
aattttttttataaccctcaaatttaaacaaacaagttgagcacccccaCAATTATTTAAGAAAAGACTCATTTATCCCCCAAAATTGGGTCAATTcgttgtttttcacttttaggcttgtaatgagctatataacaaagaatgggataattaggctcaaaagggcttaaacaaatggataattgtagggtaagCTTATTTAGCTAGTAGCTTAATAAGAAACAAATgtctagatcatttcaataaaTGCATGTGGATAAGAGTCAAGTCAAATTAtggcgtaactagcaatcatgagtgagataacacacaagaaaaaaaaacggaaaaatgtatttcattcataataagacTAATAAATCTCAtaaaggttaatgacttatcacaaatgatacataatttagcattttaatccaatttattttaccaagaatgcaaagatactatccaatcattccagtccaaacaaactcacaacatttacaaccacaaAATCTGATAAAAAGCATGCAGTCCAAtgccaatttttatttatttatttattttgatttattttatttttattttttttataacaaataaaatcctaaataatatttttaattttattattattattcaatttttataacagataaaatcctaaataatacccccccagttaaattacacattgtcctcgaTGAAAGTAACAAggataaaataagagtaagaaaAAGGAGCTCCTTGttcaaacttcagtgtaggtgggtTTTTCCTAGGAGAGTTCTtatatggtagcatcttcaagcacataGCTCTCATGAAATAGCTTGAGgtgttgtccatttactttgaacactttctcggtgttttcatttttcatttccaatgcaccatgaggaaaaatgttagtaataATAAAAGGGACAATCCACTTGGATCGAAGTTTCCCAACCATAATTTTCaaacgggagttgaacaataaaacttatcatgaaagtacttagttttctcctgaTAGATCcgagagttctcataagcttcaagtaTAAGCATTTCAAATTGTTGCAATTGAaactttctctccaaacctgctttctccatctcaaggttacaactcttgaccgccCAATAAACACGGTGCTATATTTCCactgggaggtggcatgccttaccaaacacaagtcaaTAAAAggacatccctattggtgttttgtaggcgGTTCTATCATCCCAAtgagcttcttcaagtcggtggctctAGTCTTTTCTATTTGGCTGCACCATCTTCTCTAAGATCTATTTGATTTCCCTGTTTGAGATTTCAGCTTGACCATTAGTCtagggatgataaggtgtagaaactatGTGCACAACCCCATAGATCCGAAGCATAGcgtccatggtgcggttgcaaaatTGAGTGTCTTGATTATTTATGATGGctcggggtattccaaacctgccaagaatatttgatttgataaaacttgcaacaactttagaatcattagtcctagtaggtattgcttccacccacttcgaaatataatcaacaactagtaaaatgtagacaaaaccaaaagatacgggaaaagggcccataaagtcaatgccccacatatcaaatacttcacagaaaagcataggttgttgaggcatctcactcctacgagtgattgttattcctgctatttggcactgttcacaagttttgtaaatCTCAAAACCATCTTTAAACAAAGAGGTCCAAAAGAAACCTGAGTCTATGATTTTTCTTGCTGTctgttgaggaccaaaatgaaacccagcttgagaggcatgacaaaaatgaagaatggattaaGCCTCATagtgggaaacacatcgcctaatcaattgatcactacagaatttccacatatatggattatcccacacatagtatttcgCATCACTTTTAAATTTGTGCATTTGTGTTCTGGATGCATATGTAGGAAGGActccaacaactagataattaactaaatcagtaAACCAAGGAGTTGCCTCACGCAACTGTAGTAgttgctcatcagggaagtcatcttgaatggggatggggtcctcatccatttctattctgctcaaatgatctcccaccaaattttcagctccactcttataTATAATccctaaatcaaattcttggagtaacaacatccaccagATCTATCTCGGTTTTGCTTTTGGTTTCTtcagcaagaacttcaaagctacAAGGATTGCTCCCactgcatagttagatgcatcacacataatttaaaaagggagggtccaattgggtggcgGAATTATGAGAGTAGAGGTTAGTgatgcctttaagaaatcaaacgccttcttgcatttgtcatcaaaggtgaaactgacatctttttgcagcaaatttgacagcGGAAGAGCTATCTTTCTGAAATCTTTGATAAAGCGCCTGTAAATACTTGCATGACCAAGAAAAGAACAAATTTCGCGGATGTAGGATGTGTAAGGCAtattagaaatcacatcaatcttggtAGGATCCACTTCAAttccatttttagagatcacatgtcccaaatctattccttgttcaaccataaaatgacatttttcctAATTCACCACAAGGtaagtttcaatacatctatccaaaactctatctaaattgttcaatcatgcatcaaatgaggaaccatacaaaataaattcataCATGAAAACttttatacaattttctatcaaatcagggaaaatactaatcatgctgCATTGGAAAGTGtcaggagcattgcataggccaaaatGCATCCTCCTATAGACAAATGTACCGAAAAGGCAAGTGAACAaggtcttttcttggtcctctagtgcaatatggatatgaaaataactagaaaaaccatcaagaaaataataatatgactTACAGCCAACTGTTCAAGCATGTGATCAAttaatggtaaaggaaaatgatcctttctaattgtctggtttagtctcctgtaaTCGGTGCATACCCTCCAGCTATTCTGCACTCGTGTGGgaataagttcattattttcatttttaaccaatgtgagtccagttttcttagggactacctgcaccgAACTCACACATTGACTATCAGAGGtggggtatataatgcctgcttgcaagagcttTGTCACTTCTCTCTTTACcacatccaaaattaatggattaagtcgcctttggggctgcctgactgattttaccccCTCCTCCAATAGTATCCTAtacatacacatggatgggctaatactaggaatatcagccaaggtccatctgattgccttcctgtgttttctcaaaatctgcaacagctTCTCTTCTAGTTCATCATCAAGTTTGGTTGaaataatcacaggtaacttgccacttccttcaaatatacatatttcaaatcttcaggaagtggtttaagctctatcgTCGGTGGCTATTCAATGGAGGGTACCACACTAATGGTGGAAGACAAGTCTGCAAAATCAGTTATGTttgtagaaatatcaatatcagcacaatgatcaacctgcaagtaaaataaaagtatcatcaaaaccatacaatgaaggaaaataaatagaaaacatATTGGGGTAAgggtcatcaaccaaatcaacaagcaattcaatttgaaaaatagaatgctcttccataggatgtttcatagcatcaaatatgttaaattttacaatgctatcaccaaattccatggataagGTTCCAACgtgcacatcaatttttgttctaacagttttcaagaatggtctgtCGAAGATGATAGGCGTCatgttggacttattctctccctccatgtcgAGAATGCAAAAATCTAcatgaaatatcaattcattaactcgaacaagtataTCCTCCACAAGTCTGGTAGGACGAGCATTTCTcctgttcgccaattgaatggtaacacttgTACTTTGTAAAGGTCctagagcaagagagttaaaaatagatgtaggcataacattaatgaaAGCTCTTAAATCTAAcatataatttttgaattgaCTATTGcatatggtacatggaatgaaAAAAGTTCCAGGATCTTTGCATTTAtgaggcatgggctgaatgaTAACTGAAAAATTTCGCCCCATGTtcactctttcattaccttttaatcTTCTCTTGTTTGTGCACAactcttttagaaattttgcatatcttgaaatctgtttaattttttcaatgaggggaatgttcacttccaccttcctaaatgtatctaGGATCTCCTTGTCCCtatctgcctcgtccattttcttagtcttcatttccctttgaggaaaaggaagtggtatatttttctcatcatcaacagtttcaggtatcaaagtgtcctcaacaacttttttatttttcacagcAGTTTCGGGTACCTTTGGTAATTCAACAGTTTTCccagacctcaatgtaattgcattaacattgggagcatttgagtttactactgactgtgcaggcaattggtttgacTCCTAAGTctacatttgattaatttaaatggCTAGCTGACTGATCTTTGTTTCCAAACTTGGAATGATGAAATTTGTTCTTTCTTGAAATTAAAGATTCTGGACAACCATTTGCataacgaggtcctctaatgaaggtgcatagttttgctgttgaggaatattttgctgATGTTGCCTAGGTTGTTGTTATGtagatgaattcccccatctcaagttgggatggtttctccaaccaagattgtacctgttagatgacaAATCATAGTTGagttgaggattgtatatatttgctgcatatgcttcAGGAGCATCatcaattggatcttcttgcaatgtaggacatgaatctatATGAAGTTCTAGAGAAGTGAAAATACCATAGTCCAatgcttgggttttacctattgccaatttttttactaaagatgtaagctcatcaagtctgccttctaaattcttgcgagaagaagcttgaatttcattcacaccccttGTCAACACTGCTGAAATACTTCTAATTGTAAACTGCtaagaattaatggacatgttctcaatcaaagcctttGCCACTcctggggtcttatcgacaagtgatcccccactagcagcatccaaaatgcttctatccataggtagcaaggCTTCATAAAAATACgggatgagcaattgttcagaaatatggtgatgaggacaactagacactaatttcttgaatctctcccaatactcatgtaatgattatCTGTCAATATGcctaatgccacatatttcttttctaattgaagcagctcttgaggcaGGGAATAATATTTCTAGAAACAGTTTCTTGATATCATTTCAACTTGTAACAtaacctggttgaaggtagtataaccagtccttggcagaatcttggagtgaaaatgggaaggctctcagcttaatgtggtcttctATGACTCtatgaggcttcatggt
Protein-coding sequences here:
- the LOC140918830 gene encoding uncharacterized protein, with the translated sequence MGRNFSVIIQPMPHKCKDPGTFFIPCTICNSQFKNYMLDLRAFINVMPTSIFNSLALGPLQSTSVTIQLANRRNARPTRLVEDILVRVNELIFHVDFCILDMEGENKSNMTPIIFDRPFLKTVRTKIDVHVGTLSMEFDLSSTISVVPSIE